The window ATGCGCCGATCGAGTCGAGCAGCTTGTCGAACTGGGAGTTGACCGACCCCGGATCGGGCTGGTCATAGACCGAGTGCAGCATTGTCTTGACCGCCGGCCATGCCGACTTCGGGGTCACGGCCATGAGGTTTGCCGAAAAGTGGGTGCGACAGCGCTGCCACGACGTGCCGGGCAGGTTCGCCGCGATCGCGTCGACCAGGCCGGCATGGGCGTCGGAGGTTACGAGGAGGACACCGGTCAGGCCGCGGGCGACCAGATCGGCGAAGAACGCGTTCCACGCCTGCTTGGTCTCGCTGGTGGCGACCTTGACGCCGAGGACCTCGCGGTGGCCGTCGGCGTTGACGCCGGTCGCCACGAGCACGACGGCGTTGACGACCCGGCCCTGCTCCCGGACCTTCATGGTCAGCGCGTCGGCGGACACGAACGTGAACGGCCCGGACTCGCCCAGCGGGCGGGTGCGGAAGGCGTGGACTTGTTCGTCGAGGTCGGCGGCCATCCGTGACACCTGCGACTTCGACAGGCTGGTGATCCCGAGTGTCTGGACGAGTTTGTCCATCCGCCGGGTCGACACGCCGAGCAGGTAGCAGGTCGCGACCACGCTGACCAGCGCGGCCTCGGCCCGTTTGCGGCGTTCGAGCAGCCACTCGGGGAAGTACGAGCCGGACCGCAGTTTCGGCACGGCCACGTCGATGGTGCCGATGCGGGTGTCGAGCTCGCGGTGGCGGTAGCCGTTACGGGAGTTGACCCGCTCCGGGCCGGCCACGCCGTATTCGGCGCCGCAGACCGCGTCGGCCTCAGCCGACAACAGGCTGTTGATGACGGTCGACAGCAGGTGACGCATCAGATCCGGTGACGCGTCGCCGAGGGCTTGGCCGAGCAGACCGGCAGGGTCGATGATGTGTGGTGCGGCCATCGTGACGATTCCCTTTCGAGAGTTCCGTGAGACGTTCGCTCGAAAGATCACGCGATGGCCGCGCTCTATGCCGGACGGGATGTCCGACGCAGACGATCACGCCAACCGCGTTACACCACTATCAGGGACTCCACCGTCGACGCAACGACCGGGGGAGACGGCCGCCCGAAGCCGTTACGCGCCGGTGGCCCGGAGTAGTAGTTCGTGCAGGGTGTCGCGTTCACTGTCGGTGAGGTGGCCGAGGGACTCCCGGAGCACCTCGTCGACTGCGGCCGACCCCGCCCGCCGCAGGTCGTCGCCGGCCGGAGTGAGCCGGTGCTGGACTTTGCGGCCGGGGCCTTCGACGCGCTCGATGAGACCGCGATCGACCATCCGCCGGGCCAGCTCGCCCATCGACTGATCGGTCTGGAAGGTCAGCTCGGCCAGCCGGTGCAGTGACGGCTCGTGTTCGGCGTGCAGGTGACGCAGGGTGTCCCACTGGACGAGGGACAGGCCGAGTGGGGCCAGTCGCCGGTTGGCCTCGCGGTGGTGCCGCCATTGGAGGCGTTTGACGGCCAGTCCGACCTGCTGCAACGAGGCGCTCATGCCGCCCAGGTTATCGCAGGTTGCTTACCTAAGGAACCTGATCTAAGGTTCCTTACATGACTTCTCATCTGCTGACCGTCGACGGCATCGGCCCGGTCGAGGTCACCGTCACCGAGCGCGGCCAGGGCCGCCCGATCCTGCTCCTACACGGCGGCGGTGGCCCGCTGACCGTCACACCCTGGGCCGACCTGCAGGCCGCGCACGTGCTGATCCCGACCCACCCGGGCTTCAACGCGACCCCGCGCCCGGCCGCGCTCGACTCGATCGGCGGCCTCGCCGCCACCTATGTCGCCCTGCTCGACGCCCTCGACCTGACCGACGTCACGGTCGTGGGCAACTCGATCGGCGGCTGGATCGCCGCCGAGATGGCTCTGCTCGATCCGGCCCGGGTCGGCCGGTATGTCCTGGTCGACGCGGTGGGCATCGAGGTCCCCGGCCACCCGGTCGCCGACTTCTTCGCGCTCAGCCCGGCCGAGCTGGCCGAGCGCAGCTATCACGACCCGGCGACGTTCGGCGTCGACCCGGCCCGGCTGCCGCCGCCGGTCCGGGAGATGATGGCCGGTAATCGGGTGACCATCGAGGTGTACGCGGGACGGGCGATGACCGACCCGACGCTGGCCGGCCGGCTCGGCGGGGTGACCAGGCCGACCCTGGTCGTGTGGGGCGAGGCGGACCGGATCGGCGACCCCGACTTCGGCCGGGCCTTCGCCGCCGCGATCCCCGGCGCCGGGTTCACCCTGCTACCGGAGACCGGGCACCTGCCACAGATCGAAACGCCCGACGCGTTGACCGCCGTGGTCCGGGAGTTCATGCGCGACGAGACTCAGGCGGCCAGCGCCACCCGGTCGCGGCCGGCTCCCTTGGCCTCATAGAGGGCGGCATCCGCGCGGGCGAAGAGCGCCTCCGACGATTCCTGCCCGTCCCACACCGCGACGCCGGCCGAGAAGGTCTGCCCGGACGGTGTCAGCGGGCGCAGCCGATCCAGCAGTTCCGCGGCCAGTCTGCTCCCGCCGCACGGGATGATCAGGGCGAACTCCTCACCGCCGTACCGGGCCAGCAGGTCACCGGCGCGCAGACCGCTCGCCCACGCCGCGGCCGCCTCCTTCAGGAGCCGGTCACCCGCCTGATGGCCGTACTGGTCGTTGAACCGCTTGAAATGGTCGAGGTCGAGCACCGCCAGGGTGAGCAGGGTCCCGTCGCGGCGGGCGTGATCGAGAGCCAGCGGCAGCGCCTGCTCCCAGGCCCGCCGGTTGGCCAGGCCGGTCAGGGTGTCCCGCTGGGCCAGTTCGGTGAGCTCCTCGGCCTGGCTCTCCAGCTTCGACGCCTGCCGTTCGACCTGTCTGATGAGCACCGTCATCCGGGCCACCACCAGCAGGAACATGCCGACGCAGCCGCCCGCGATGGCCTGGGCGTCGGGTACCCGGTTGTCGTCGAACCACGCCTGCGCGGCCAGCAGCACCGGCGCGATCATGGTGGCCCCGGTGAGCAGCGCCAGTCGCCACCGGGAGAAGCCACGTTCGGTCACCTGGACCGGCGCGGCCAGGTCGCGGATGCCCGGATGCAGGCCGGCCGCGCCGTACAGGACGAAGGCCAGCAGGTAGCCGGAGTCCAGCAGGTGACTGCCGAAGGTGCCGGCGTCGAATTGGAAGTGGTCGGTGAACGCCCACGCGTAGTCGGCCGCCAGGTAGCTCATCATGCCGCAGGCGAGCAGCCGGAACGCGCCGTTGCGCATGCCGCCGCCGACCAGCATCCGGGTCAGCAGCATGAACAGCAGCAGGTCGAGGATCGGATAGCTGATCGCGACGATCCTGCCGACGGCGGTCAGTTCGTCGTCCTGGGTGGCCGGCTTCAGCAGATACACCCAGGCGATCAGCGAGACCGACCCGGTGATGATCACCGCCTCGATGAGCCCGCCCGGGTCACGTGCCGGCAGGCGGCGACGCAGGATCGACACCAGCACCGCGACCTCGCACGCCCCGGCGACCAGATAGAACCCGTCGGCCGGGGCCGGATAGAGGGACAGGCCGAGATGGCGGGCGTACCAGGCGTAGACGAAGTCGCCACAGGCCGCGAGCAGTTTGCACCCGGCGAACATGATCCACAGGTGGGCGGCCTCGGCCCGGTTGCGGCGCACGCCGATCACCATCGCGATCACACCGGACACCGCGATCGAGTCGTAGACGACGGTCTGCAGCCAGGTGTCCGGTGTCCGGAAATACCCGAGCACCGCGGCCACCAGGATCACCACGTACCAGCGCCACGCGGACCTCACCGGCTCATTCAAACAGCCGAGACGTCCAGCAGGTGCCGGATCGCGGGTGGCCCGTCGGCCAGAGCGGCCGCCCGCACCCCGGCGACAGGACGCGTCAACGCGAATCTAACGTGACGGAGGCGCGCTGCCGCCCTGCGGTTCATCGAGCATCAGCGCGATGACCGCCTCCCGGTCGGCTTTCGAGGGCAGGCCCCACCCGGGCTGGTAGTCGTAGACCCGGTCGAGCGGGGTGGCCGTGGTCCGCCCGTCGAGGATCTCCACCGACGACGTCTCGATCAGGCCGGGATGTTCGACACCGCACGCCTCGGCCACCTTGAGCAGGTCGCGACGCAGCGTCTGGACGTAGTTGGCGGCCCGCACCGACTTCAGCGCCGGGTCGAGGCCCCGGGTCAACCACCGGTTCTGGGTGGCGACGCCGGTCGGGCAGGTGTCGGTGTGGCATTTCTGGGCCTGGATGCAGCCGATCGCCAGCATCGCCTCGCGGGCCACGTTGACCATGTCGCAGCCGAGCGCGAACGCGACGATCGCATTGTCCGGCAGGCCGAGTTTTCCGGCGCCGATGAAGACGACCTTCTCGTGGAGGTCACGTTCGGCGAACAGCTTGTAGACCCGGGCGAACCCGACCTGGAACGGCAGCGACACCGAGTCGGAGAAGATCAGCGGGGCGGCGCCGGTACCGCCCTCGCCGCCGTCGACGGTCACGAAGTCGACGCCCCGGCCGGTGGTCGCCATCAGCGTGGTCAGTTCTTCCCAGAAGTCCAGGTCACCGACGGCCGACTTGATGCCCACCGGCAGCCCGGTCTCGTCGGCCAGCAACTCCACCCAGTCGAGCAGGCTGTCGGTGTCGGAGAACTCGGCGTGCCGCGACGGGCTCACACAGTCGACGCCCTGCGGGATGCCGCGGGTCTCGGCGATCTCCGCGGACACCTTCGCGCCGGGCAGCAGGCCGCCGAGGCTCGGTTTCGCGCCCTGGCTGAGTTTGATCTCCAGCGCCCGGATCGGGTTCGTCTCGACCACCGCCTTGAGCTTGGCCAGATCGAACCGGCCCTGCTCGTCCCGGCACCCGAAATAGGAGGTGCCGATCTGGAAGACCAGCTCACCGCCGTACCTGTGGTGCGGTGACAGGGCGCCCTCGCCGGTGTTCTGCAGACAGCCGGCGATGGCCGCGCCCCGGTTCAGCGCCTCCACCGCCGCACCGGACAGCGACCCGAAGCTCATCCCGGAGATGTTGACGACCGACGCGGGCCGGAACGCCTTGGCCCGCCCGCGCGCGGCGCCGAGCATCTTCGCGCACGGCACCGAGGCCTCGTATCCGGCTTCCGGATGCGAGCGAGGCACCGCCCGCCCGAACGTGCGGTGCTTGATGATCGGATATCCGGCGGTGTACTCGATGTCGTTGTCGGTGCCGAACCCGAAGTAGTTGTTCTCCTTCTTCGCCGACGCGTAGACCCATCGCCGCTGGTCACGGGTGAACGGCCGCTCCTCGTCGTTGGCCGCCACCACGTACTGCCGCAACTCCGGACCGATCGCCTCGATCAGATAACGACCGTGCCCGATCACCGGGAAGTTGCGCAGCAGTGCATGCCTGCGCTGTGTCAGATCACGCACCGCGACGGCCGCCACCGCGGCGACGGCGGCTCCGGCCGCCCAAAGACCCCGCTTCATGGTCCCGATTTTGCCGCCGACGGCGATGTCAAACCATTCGGGGGTACGGCCACCCGCCCCGGACACACCAGAAGGCGGTCAGCCCGTCACCGGTGCTTCGGAAAGAACAGACTGCCGGGGAGCGCGTTGACACGCTCTGCCAGGATCGGCCGGGTGACAGCCCGCACCCGTACCGGAATCGCCGTGGCCGTCGCTCTTCTGGCCGTCGCCGCACTGCTCGTCGTGCTGGTCCCGCGCACGCGCACCCCCGGCCCTCGTCCCGACTTCCAGCTGCCGGTGGCGTGCGGTGAGACCTGGATCCTCGGCACCTACCCGGGCCACGACGACTTCGACATCGACTTCTTCCCGTCGTCGGGCAGCGCCTGGGGCCGCCCGATCCACGCCTCGTTCGCGGGCACGGTGGTCGAGGCGGGCGTCAACGGCACCCTCGGCTCCCGCACCCCGGACAACCCGAAGGGCCCGTACGGCAGTGGCGCCGGCTACTGGGTGAAGATCGACCACGGCGGCCTGTGGGAGACCCAGTACCTGCACATGCTCGAACCGCCGATGGTCGCCGAGGGTGACCAGGTCACGCGGGGCCAGCAGCTCGGCCGGATCGGCAGTACCGGCAAGTCCGGCGCGCCCCACCTGCACTACGAGCAGCGGGCGGCCGGGGAGAAACGGGAGGCGATCTTCGCCGGTGAGCCCTCGGGCATCACCGACGACGACAGCGAGTACGAGGTGCGCCGCACGAGCCGCAACTGCCCGCCCTGACCGATCAGCCGACCGTGCCGAGGA of the Actinoplanes sichuanensis genome contains:
- a CDS encoding FMN-binding glutamate synthase family protein; translation: MKRGLWAAGAAVAAVAAVAVRDLTQRRHALLRNFPVIGHGRYLIEAIGPELRQYVVAANDEERPFTRDQRRWVYASAKKENNYFGFGTDNDIEYTAGYPIIKHRTFGRAVPRSHPEAGYEASVPCAKMLGAARGRAKAFRPASVVNISGMSFGSLSGAAVEALNRGAAIAGCLQNTGEGALSPHHRYGGELVFQIGTSYFGCRDEQGRFDLAKLKAVVETNPIRALEIKLSQGAKPSLGGLLPGAKVSAEIAETRGIPQGVDCVSPSRHAEFSDTDSLLDWVELLADETGLPVGIKSAVGDLDFWEELTTLMATTGRGVDFVTVDGGEGGTGAAPLIFSDSVSLPFQVGFARVYKLFAERDLHEKVVFIGAGKLGLPDNAIVAFALGCDMVNVAREAMLAIGCIQAQKCHTDTCPTGVATQNRWLTRGLDPALKSVRAANYVQTLRRDLLKVAEACGVEHPGLIETSSVEILDGRTTATPLDRVYDYQPGWGLPSKADREAVIALMLDEPQGGSAPPSR
- a CDS encoding M23 family metallopeptidase; amino-acid sequence: MTARTRTGIAVAVALLAVAALLVVLVPRTRTPGPRPDFQLPVACGETWILGTYPGHDDFDIDFFPSSGSAWGRPIHASFAGTVVEAGVNGTLGSRTPDNPKGPYGSGAGYWVKIDHGGLWETQYLHMLEPPMVAEGDQVTRGQQLGRIGSTGKSGAPHLHYEQRAAGEKREAIFAGEPSGITDDDSEYEVRRTSRNCPP
- a CDS encoding MarR family winged helix-turn-helix transcriptional regulator, producing the protein MSASLQQVGLAVKRLQWRHHREANRRLAPLGLSLVQWDTLRHLHAEHEPSLHRLAELTFQTDQSMGELARRMVDRGLIERVEGPGRKVQHRLTPAGDDLRRAGSAAVDEVLRESLGHLTDSERDTLHELLLRATGA
- a CDS encoding GGDEF domain-containing protein codes for the protein MRSAWRWYVVILVAAVLGYFRTPDTWLQTVVYDSIAVSGVIAMVIGVRRNRAEAAHLWIMFAGCKLLAACGDFVYAWYARHLGLSLYPAPADGFYLVAGACEVAVLVSILRRRLPARDPGGLIEAVIITGSVSLIAWVYLLKPATQDDELTAVGRIVAISYPILDLLLFMLLTRMLVGGGMRNGAFRLLACGMMSYLAADYAWAFTDHFQFDAGTFGSHLLDSGYLLAFVLYGAAGLHPGIRDLAAPVQVTERGFSRWRLALLTGATMIAPVLLAAQAWFDDNRVPDAQAIAGGCVGMFLLVVARMTVLIRQVERQASKLESQAEELTELAQRDTLTGLANRRAWEQALPLALDHARRDGTLLTLAVLDLDHFKRFNDQYGHQAGDRLLKEAAAAWASGLRAGDLLARYGGEEFALIIPCGGSRLAAELLDRLRPLTPSGQTFSAGVAVWDGQESSEALFARADAALYEAKGAGRDRVALAA
- a CDS encoding IS256 family transposase → MAAPHIIDPAGLLGQALGDASPDLMRHLLSTVINSLLSAEADAVCGAEYGVAGPERVNSRNGYRHRELDTRIGTIDVAVPKLRSGSYFPEWLLERRKRAEAALVSVVATCYLLGVSTRRMDKLVQTLGITSLSKSQVSRMAADLDEQVHAFRTRPLGESGPFTFVSADALTMKVREQGRVVNAVVLVATGVNADGHREVLGVKVATSETKQAWNAFFADLVARGLTGVLLVTSDAHAGLVDAIAANLPGTSWQRCRTHFSANLMAVTPKSAWPAVKTMLHSVYDQPDPGSVNSQFDKLLDSIGASLPKVAAYLDDVRADLLTFTAFPQPIWRQIWSNNPNERLNKEIRRRTDVVGIFPDRDAVTRLVGAVLAEQHDEWTEGRRYFALEILAKARDGAKTTTATTELPELETATSL
- a CDS encoding alpha/beta fold hydrolase — encoded protein: MTSHLLTVDGIGPVEVTVTERGQGRPILLLHGGGGPLTVTPWADLQAAHVLIPTHPGFNATPRPAALDSIGGLAATYVALLDALDLTDVTVVGNSIGGWIAAEMALLDPARVGRYVLVDAVGIEVPGHPVADFFALSPAELAERSYHDPATFGVDPARLPPPVREMMAGNRVTIEVYAGRAMTDPTLAGRLGGVTRPTLVVWGEADRIGDPDFGRAFAAAIPGAGFTLLPETGHLPQIETPDALTAVVREFMRDETQAASATRSRPAPLAS